In a genomic window of Corynebacterium lizhenjunii:
- a CDS encoding alpha/beta hydrolase family esterase: protein MTATKLAAITASLTLAITALAPAANAQSSVPQLSSNPAGSSAAFKDIADALNGLAGGIGNAGSTHRTTRTINVPGQGQRSYLLSLPAGHNGISPTPVLFGFSGWTHSAEQGAGYMNLERAAGNEAIVVYPQPRANASGTLGWEGPSYAPTRRGEDVDFARAIVDQLNRDYAIDRSRIYATGLSNGGGMALNLACQAPETFAAVAGVATASYTPIFDGCRGQVPTLLIHGTNDDIARYANDGIGQGGPYYSTREAWRRIGERNLCNTTNNLRVSQGNGYESFAYSNCLADTVLYRVNGGTHTWFASNPAATQEVWNFLRTR from the coding sequence ATGACCGCAACGAAACTCGCCGCCATCACGGCCAGCCTCACTTTGGCCATCACTGCGCTCGCCCCCGCGGCAAATGCGCAGTCTTCCGTACCCCAACTCAGCTCCAATCCAGCTGGCAGCTCTGCGGCCTTCAAGGACATCGCAGATGCGCTGAACGGTCTCGCAGGCGGCATCGGCAATGCAGGCAGTACCCATCGCACCACCCGCACCATCAACGTGCCCGGCCAGGGCCAGCGCTCCTACCTGCTGAGCCTACCGGCAGGCCACAACGGCATCTCCCCCACCCCAGTGCTCTTCGGCTTCTCCGGCTGGACCCACAGCGCTGAGCAAGGCGCCGGCTACATGAACCTTGAGCGCGCTGCTGGCAACGAGGCCATCGTGGTTTACCCGCAGCCGCGCGCTAACGCCTCCGGCACGCTCGGCTGGGAAGGGCCCTCCTACGCCCCCACCCGTCGCGGCGAAGACGTCGACTTCGCCCGCGCCATCGTGGACCAGCTCAACCGCGACTACGCCATTGACCGCTCCCGCATCTACGCCACCGGCTTGTCTAACGGCGGCGGCATGGCACTCAATCTCGCTTGCCAAGCGCCCGAGACCTTTGCCGCCGTCGCCGGAGTAGCGACCGCTTCTTACACCCCCATCTTCGACGGCTGCCGCGGCCAAGTACCCACGCTGCTTATCCACGGCACCAATGACGACATTGCGCGCTACGCCAACGACGGCATCGGCCAAGGCGGGCCCTACTACTCCACCCGCGAGGCATGGCGCCGCATCGGCGAACGCAACCTGTGCAACACCACCAACAACCTGCGCGTGAGCCAAGGCAACGGCTACGAATCCTTCGCCTACTCCAACTGCCTGGCTGATACGGTCCTCTACCGCGTCAACGGCGGCACACACACCTGGTTCGCCTCCAACCCCGCCGCCACACAGGAAGTGTGGAACTTCTTGCGCACCCGCTAG
- a CDS encoding alpha/beta fold hydrolase, with the protein MKRRRRVSSVLRNWTSHVQMDLLHDPEHPPGLTQLSATGDHERLRWYEVGPTDAALTVVLIHGYGLSAESFYDQVEYLREHYPHVRSLLMDLRGHGQSQQVPASDCTIDDAGDDVLSIIAERAPSGQLIIVGHSLGGMVAQNVIRRAPSLVYQRIESALLISTSMRPFAETGAAALLQSSLAEGLYNAAQHLPARVNRARRGFARVAAPIFAALVTGFPQMERLQFHVEMLLDTPLDSFVGFFDDLIDHAEYGAAARLADVPGIVMVGGLDIVTPKSQSEMLCKQWPGAELIVVPGAGHMVILEEPADVAAALSQLVDAAQ; encoded by the coding sequence ATGAAAAGACGACGTCGCGTGTCCTCCGTCCTGCGCAACTGGACCAGCCATGTGCAGATGGACCTGCTGCACGACCCGGAGCACCCGCCGGGGCTGACGCAGCTGAGCGCCACCGGGGACCATGAGCGGCTGCGGTGGTACGAAGTCGGCCCCACGGATGCCGCCCTCACCGTGGTCTTAATCCACGGCTACGGGCTGTCTGCGGAGAGCTTTTATGACCAGGTTGAGTACCTGCGCGAGCATTATCCACACGTGCGTAGTTTGCTGATGGACCTGCGCGGGCACGGCCAATCCCAGCAGGTGCCAGCCAGTGACTGCACTATTGATGACGCCGGTGATGATGTGCTGAGCATCATTGCTGAGCGCGCGCCCAGTGGCCAGCTAATCATCGTCGGGCACTCGCTAGGCGGCATGGTGGCGCAGAACGTCATTCGCCGCGCGCCGAGCCTGGTTTATCAGCGTATCGAGTCCGCTTTGCTGATTTCGACGTCCATGCGGCCGTTTGCGGAAACCGGCGCGGCTGCGCTGCTGCAGTCCTCGCTGGCAGAGGGGCTATACAACGCCGCGCAGCACTTGCCCGCCCGCGTGAACCGTGCCCGCCGTGGGTTCGCCCGCGTGGCCGCGCCCATTTTTGCCGCGCTGGTGACGGGTTTCCCGCAAATGGAGCGCCTACAATTTCACGTGGAGATGCTGCTGGACACCCCACTGGATTCCTTCGTGGGGTTCTTCGATGACCTCATTGACCACGCCGAATATGGTGCTGCCGCGCGGCTGGCGGATGTGCCAGGCATAGTCATGGTGGGTGGGCTAGACATTGTTACACCCAAGTCCCAGTCGGAGATGCTGTGTAAGCAGTGGCCCGGCGCCGAGCTCATTGTGGTTCCCGGCGCCGGGCACATGGTCATCCTCGAGGAGCCTGCCGATGTCGCTGCCGCCCTCTCGCAGCTTGTCGATGCCGCCCAGTAG
- a CDS encoding serine hydrolase domain-containing protein, whose amino-acid sequence MSAFDTAADYIAQVLPEFPADAVAGALISHDQVRAVGDTAAQFAVASVTKPVVAYGVMMAVEEGAVELDQPAGPEGASLRHLLAHASGVGFDSREPERPVEQRRIYSSAGYEWAAEVVEEATGMSFASYLAEGVFAPLGMENTALRGPAGHGLETTVDDLVRFSQEVMQPRLLDPSTLAEMVRVQFAGLRGIVPGYGPFGDNTWGLGFEVHGSKGRDGGREHWMSKLPADAVGHFGMSGTYLWMVPEAQAAMVMLSNRDFGDWAKPLWAEVNARVARELGLA is encoded by the coding sequence ATGAGCGCTTTTGACACTGCTGCTGACTATATTGCCCAGGTGCTGCCGGAGTTTCCTGCCGATGCCGTGGCCGGCGCCCTGATCAGCCACGACCAGGTGCGGGCCGTGGGGGATACAGCCGCGCAGTTTGCGGTGGCCTCCGTGACTAAACCCGTGGTGGCCTACGGGGTGATGATGGCCGTGGAGGAAGGCGCGGTGGAGCTGGACCAACCGGCCGGTCCAGAGGGGGCGAGCCTGCGGCATCTCCTGGCGCACGCCTCAGGTGTGGGGTTTGATAGCCGCGAGCCGGAACGGCCGGTGGAGCAGCGGCGGATTTATTCCTCAGCGGGCTATGAGTGGGCTGCGGAGGTGGTCGAAGAGGCCACGGGCATGTCGTTTGCGAGTTATCTGGCGGAGGGCGTGTTTGCGCCGTTGGGGATGGAGAACACGGCCCTGCGGGGGCCCGCAGGCCACGGCCTAGAAACCACCGTGGATGATCTGGTGCGCTTTTCCCAAGAGGTGATGCAACCGCGGCTGTTGGATCCCAGCACGCTGGCGGAGATGGTCCGAGTGCAGTTCGCGGGCCTGCGGGGGATTGTTCCCGGCTATGGGCCTTTTGGGGACAATACTTGGGGCTTGGGCTTCGAGGTCCATGGGTCCAAGGGCCGCGATGGCGGCCGGGAGCACTGGATGTCTAAGTTGCCTGCCGATGCCGTGGGCCACTTTGGCATGTCCGGGACCTATCTGTGGATGGTGCCCGAGGCCCAAGCCGCGATGGTTATGTTGTCTAACCGCGACTTTGGGGACTGGGCTAAGCCGCTGTGGGCGGAGGTCAACGCGCGGGTGGCGCGCGAGCTCGGCCTCGCTTAG
- a CDS encoding acyl carrier protein: MANDSRSSDLAAQLRAALGSPADTPTADVPQDVYGQLALLIARICGADVERDTQLADAPVDSLDLIELVVRCEQTFGVRIDAEAARGWVTVGDVADYIETRAVKQ; this comes from the coding sequence ATGGCTAATGATTCCCGCTCCTCCGACCTGGCCGCGCAGCTGCGCGCTGCGTTGGGCTCTCCTGCCGATACCCCCACTGCCGATGTCCCCCAGGATGTCTACGGTCAGCTGGCGTTACTGATTGCCCGAATCTGCGGCGCCGATGTTGAGCGGGATACCCAGCTTGCCGATGCCCCCGTGGACTCCCTCGACCTCATCGAACTGGTGGTGCGTTGTGAGCAGACCTTCGGGGTGCGCATAGACGCCGAAGCCGCCCGCGGTTGGGTAACCGTGGGCGACGTGGCGGACTATATTGAGACCCGGGCGGTAAAGCAGTAG
- a CDS encoding trimeric intracellular cation channel family protein, with amino-acid sequence MTVMDVDPLIETLYRWSDVSGVLLMGIIGGTIARQRGYDIIGFFFIAMFSALGGGMIRDVLINRGTVAAMSEPEYLYLAFTGALIARFVYFKGRTWELFHTHGDAVVSGLWAATGAVKALTYGLPPVPCIMMGVFTATGGSMIRDVSMGREPAVFGDNLPTVIPAIACSVTVLVSQHFGALAWGMLIGPVISIVITLTAYWTGWRVRTDADWAPINDTAVQMAVMARRAEQRGRAVGRRLEPTKVRSWRHRQMEKALQRRIEKEVRAGKRRAQAVADASQFMDSFRSEMSQMDQHVTGQFPAVKPNGQQAPSATDSEWGFGVDVRGDSYEDYAPQEGHSEGPDHNDVLDMILSDESLADEFVDELSKKFEQRDD; translated from the coding sequence ATGACAGTTATGGACGTGGACCCACTCATTGAGACGCTGTACCGGTGGTCCGATGTCAGTGGTGTGCTGCTGATGGGGATTATCGGCGGGACGATTGCGCGCCAGCGCGGCTATGACATCATCGGGTTTTTCTTTATCGCGATGTTTTCCGCGCTAGGTGGGGGTATGATCCGCGACGTGCTGATCAACCGCGGCACGGTGGCGGCAATGTCGGAGCCGGAGTACCTGTATTTGGCGTTTACGGGGGCGCTGATTGCGCGCTTTGTGTACTTCAAGGGGCGCACGTGGGAGCTGTTCCATACTCATGGTGATGCAGTGGTCTCGGGCCTGTGGGCGGCTACCGGCGCGGTGAAAGCGCTGACGTATGGGCTGCCGCCGGTGCCGTGCATCATGATGGGAGTGTTTACCGCGACGGGTGGGTCAATGATCCGGGATGTGTCCATGGGGCGTGAGCCAGCCGTGTTTGGTGATAACCTGCCCACCGTCATCCCGGCGATTGCCTGCAGCGTGACGGTCCTGGTCTCGCAGCATTTTGGTGCCCTGGCCTGGGGCATGCTCATTGGCCCGGTGATTAGCATTGTGATAACCCTTACCGCTTACTGGACCGGCTGGCGTGTGCGTACCGATGCCGACTGGGCGCCCATCAACGACACCGCCGTGCAGATGGCCGTTATGGCTCGCCGCGCCGAGCAGCGGGGGCGTGCGGTAGGCCGCAGGCTGGAGCCGACGAAGGTGCGGTCCTGGCGGCATCGGCAGATGGAAAAGGCACTGCAGAGGCGCATTGAAAAGGAAGTGCGGGCCGGCAAGCGCCGTGCGCAGGCAGTGGCGGATGCCAGCCAGTTTATGGACTCGTTCCGCAGTGAGATGTCGCAGATGGACCAACATGTCACCGGCCAATTCCCGGCGGTGAAGCCGAACGGACAGCAGGCGCCGTCTGCCACGGATTCCGAATGGGGCTTTGGCGTGGACGTGCGCGGCGACTCCTACGAGGACTACGCGCCGCAGGAGGGCCACAGTGAAGGCCCCGACCACAATGACGTGCTGGATATGATCCTTTCCGACGAGTCCTTGGCCGACGAGTTCGTAGATGAGCTGAGCAAGAAGTTTGAACAACGCGATGACTAA
- a CDS encoding DUF3052 domain-containing protein, whose product MTTHLEDYARKLGIQPGQVALELGWDEDSDPEISEAIEEVLGEDFLDEETDDLCDAVVLWWREEDGDLVDGLVDAVRPLGDNGRVWLLTPGTGQPGTVAPGEISESAQLAGLVQTKAERLGQWQGSCLVPRGNTKK is encoded by the coding sequence ATGACCACTCATTTGGAGGATTATGCACGTAAGCTGGGCATCCAACCGGGGCAGGTGGCTCTGGAGCTTGGCTGGGACGAGGATAGCGATCCGGAGATCTCCGAGGCCATTGAGGAAGTGCTGGGGGAGGACTTTCTGGATGAGGAAACTGATGATCTGTGTGATGCCGTAGTGCTGTGGTGGCGCGAGGAGGACGGGGACTTGGTTGATGGCCTGGTGGATGCCGTGCGCCCCCTGGGGGATAATGGCCGCGTGTGGCTGCTAACCCCCGGCACTGGCCAACCGGGGACCGTAGCCCCGGGCGAGATTTCAGAGTCCGCACAGTTGGCCGGGCTGGTGCAGACCAAGGCGGAGCGTCTGGGCCAGTGGCAGGGAAGCTGCTTGGTCCCGCGCGGAAACACCAAAAAGTAG
- the aceE gene encoding pyruvate dehydrogenase (acetyl-transferring), homodimeric type, with product MADLESLAGDSNFPLIRDGVASYLYDTDPEETQEWMDSLDGLLEDTSPERARYLMLRLLERASAKRVPMPALTSTDFVNTIPTDLEPEFPGDEELEKRYRRWIRWNAAIMVHRAQRPGIGVGGHISTYAGAAPLYEVGFNHFFKGKDHPSGGDQVFFQGHASPGIYARAFMEGRLSEEDLDGFRQEHSRGEGEGLPSYPHPRGLPWFWEFPTVSMGLGPINAIYQARFNKYLEQRGIKDTSGQHVWAFLGDGEMDEPESRGLIQMAPLYGLDNLTFVVNCNLQRLDGPVRGNTQIIQELESFFLGAGWDVIKIIWGREWDRLIEADKEGALVHIMNTTPDGDYQTFKANDGAYVREHFFGRDERTLKLVEDLSDDEIWALRRGGHDYRKIYAAYAKALENRGTGKPTLILAHTIKGYGLGHNFEGRNATHQMKKLTLEDLKLFRDKQGIPISDEVLEADPYNPPYYHPGNNAPEIKYMLERRKELGGFLPERRADFERLHVQDIDKLRSVRKGSGKQKVATTMALVRTFKEIMRDKEIGKRIVPMIPDEARTFGLDSWFPTLKIWNPSGQNYVPVDHDLMLSYREATDGQIMAEGLTEAGATASFTAASTSYATQGVAMIPLYIFYSMFGFQRTGDAFWAAADQMGRGFIIGATAGRTTLTGEGLQHMDGHSQILASTNPAVVSYDPAFSYEIAHLVHRGIDRMYGDNDEAIMYYMTVYNEPVHQPAEPENLDVEGLHRGIYHYNTAESGSIPANILASGVGVHEALRAQELLAEKYDVKASIFSVTSWVELARDGAAKNKAALQKGQEPEEAFATSQLKGFEGPFVGVSDFTTDLQEQIRPYVPGTYIALGTDGFGFSDTRAAARRFFNSDAESIAVAVLSALATDGKIERSVVEKAAAELHLDDPTKTTGSTEDED from the coding sequence ATGGCAGACCTGGAATCGCTAGCTGGCGACTCTAACTTCCCGCTCATCCGCGACGGCGTCGCATCCTATCTCTACGACACGGACCCAGAGGAAACCCAAGAGTGGATGGACTCCTTGGACGGTCTGTTGGAGGACACTTCCCCGGAGCGGGCCCGGTACCTCATGCTGAGGCTGCTAGAGAGGGCATCGGCAAAGCGAGTGCCCATGCCGGCGCTGACCTCCACAGACTTTGTCAACACCATCCCCACCGACTTGGAGCCAGAATTCCCGGGTGATGAGGAACTCGAGAAACGCTACCGCCGGTGGATCCGCTGGAACGCCGCCATCATGGTCCACCGCGCCCAGCGCCCCGGAATTGGCGTGGGCGGCCACATCTCCACCTACGCAGGCGCCGCTCCGCTCTACGAGGTGGGCTTCAACCACTTCTTCAAGGGCAAGGACCACCCCTCTGGCGGCGACCAAGTCTTCTTCCAAGGCCACGCCTCCCCCGGCATCTATGCCCGCGCCTTTATGGAAGGTCGCCTGAGCGAAGAGGACCTAGACGGGTTCCGCCAGGAGCACTCCCGCGGTGAGGGCGAAGGCCTGCCGTCCTACCCGCACCCGCGCGGCCTGCCCTGGTTCTGGGAATTCCCCACCGTGTCCATGGGCTTGGGACCAATTAACGCTATCTACCAGGCCCGCTTTAACAAGTACTTGGAGCAACGTGGCATCAAGGACACCTCCGGCCAGCATGTCTGGGCCTTCTTGGGCGACGGCGAAATGGATGAGCCCGAGTCCCGCGGCCTCATTCAGATGGCGCCGCTCTACGGCCTGGACAATCTGACTTTCGTGGTCAACTGCAACCTGCAGCGCCTGGACGGTCCGGTACGCGGTAACACCCAGATCATCCAGGAGCTGGAGTCCTTCTTCCTCGGCGCAGGCTGGGACGTGATCAAGATCATCTGGGGCCGCGAGTGGGACCGCCTGATCGAAGCAGACAAGGAAGGCGCCCTAGTCCACATCATGAACACCACCCCGGACGGGGACTACCAGACCTTTAAGGCCAACGATGGCGCCTATGTGCGCGAGCACTTCTTCGGCCGCGATGAGCGCACCCTCAAGCTGGTCGAGGACCTCTCCGACGATGAAATCTGGGCGCTACGCCGCGGCGGCCACGACTACCGCAAGATCTACGCCGCCTACGCCAAGGCGCTAGAAAACCGTGGCACGGGCAAGCCCACCCTGATCCTGGCCCACACCATCAAGGGCTACGGCCTGGGCCACAACTTCGAGGGCCGCAATGCTACCCACCAGATGAAGAAGCTCACGCTAGAAGACTTGAAGCTCTTCCGCGACAAGCAGGGCATCCCCATCTCCGACGAGGTCCTTGAGGCGGACCCGTACAACCCGCCCTACTACCACCCGGGCAACAACGCCCCGGAAATCAAGTACATGCTGGAGCGCCGCAAAGAACTCGGCGGCTTCCTGCCGGAGCGCCGTGCGGACTTTGAACGGCTGCACGTGCAAGACATCGACAAGCTCCGGTCTGTGCGCAAGGGCTCGGGCAAGCAGAAGGTGGCCACCACCATGGCCTTGGTGCGTACCTTTAAAGAGATCATGCGCGACAAGGAAATTGGCAAGCGCATTGTGCCCATGATCCCGGACGAGGCCCGCACCTTCGGCCTGGACTCCTGGTTCCCCACCCTCAAGATCTGGAACCCCTCCGGTCAGAACTACGTCCCGGTGGACCACGACCTGATGCTGTCCTACCGTGAGGCGACCGATGGTCAAATCATGGCCGAGGGCCTCACGGAAGCCGGCGCCACAGCGTCGTTTACGGCGGCATCGACGTCGTATGCGACCCAGGGCGTGGCGATGATCCCGCTGTACATCTTCTACTCCATGTTCGGCTTCCAGCGCACCGGCGACGCCTTCTGGGCAGCGGCCGACCAGATGGGGCGCGGCTTCATCATCGGCGCCACCGCCGGGCGCACCACGCTAACCGGCGAGGGCCTGCAGCACATGGACGGCCACTCCCAGATCCTGGCCTCCACCAACCCGGCGGTAGTCTCCTACGACCCGGCCTTCTCCTATGAGATCGCCCACCTGGTCCACCGCGGTATTGACCGCATGTACGGCGACAACGATGAGGCGATCATGTACTACATGACCGTCTACAACGAGCCCGTCCACCAGCCCGCTGAGCCGGAAAACCTGGACGTCGAAGGCCTGCACCGCGGCATTTACCACTACAACACCGCCGAGTCCGGCAGCATCCCAGCCAACATCCTCGCCTCCGGCGTGGGCGTCCATGAGGCCCTACGCGCCCAAGAGCTGCTGGCGGAGAAGTACGACGTCAAGGCCTCCATCTTCTCCGTGACCTCCTGGGTGGAGCTGGCTCGCGACGGTGCAGCCAAGAACAAGGCGGCTCTGCAAAAAGGTCAGGAGCCGGAAGAGGCCTTTGCCACCTCACAGCTCAAGGGCTTCGAGGGCCCCTTCGTGGGCGTGTCCGACTTCACCACGGACCTGCAGGAGCAAATCCGTCCCTACGTCCCGGGCACCTACATTGCCTTGGGTACCGACGGCTTCGGCTTCTCCGACACCCGCGCCGCTGCCCGCCGCTTCTTCAACTCCGATGCCGAGTCCATCGCCGTAGCCGTGCTCTCCGCCCTGGCCACCGATGGCAAGATTGAGCGCTCCGTGGTAGAGAAGGCCGCCGCCGAGCTGCACTTGGATGACCCAACCAAGACCACCGGCTCCACCGAGGACGAAGACTAG
- a CDS encoding alpha/beta hydrolase-fold protein gives MPPAHLRYPMLPIPALPQHSPLPAGLTEQDLLALTRTPHIQPAATPDHLTLSVAVADCPAGYTPVLYLDSHTHIQREHLSHFALQPYIPAGPAAHRWHAGSFELPQGLNTAVGILRANPATDFCLHPDDRQAWIALRDTGQPAWAKGEIIGSGQGRFNALVDMAPLAEFPAGITPAHSTTIDAGVPCQVWLHLSAGSTSREILLVTDGDIYVRHVPLLPALTQLADAPSATIFLAPTVPERRMDLLGNPELLAHTARAALTWARNTARAQGHHLDTDAQRVTIAGGSLGGYAATSMVLHFPDIARNAITQSVSLWWPGPSNQPYALLDQPLPQATDSPRTIFHEVGEFDIHLYVENKLLAG, from the coding sequence GTGCCGCCCGCACACCTGCGCTACCCCATGCTGCCCATCCCGGCCCTGCCGCAGCACAGTCCACTCCCCGCCGGCCTGACTGAGCAGGACCTCCTGGCTTTGACCCGCACTCCCCACATACAGCCCGCCGCTACCCCGGATCACCTCACGCTAAGCGTCGCCGTAGCCGATTGTCCCGCCGGCTACACTCCGGTGCTCTACCTCGACAGCCATACCCACATCCAGCGCGAGCACCTGTCCCACTTCGCCTTGCAGCCATATATCCCCGCAGGCCCGGCCGCTCACCGCTGGCATGCAGGCAGCTTTGAGCTTCCCCAAGGCTTGAACACCGCCGTGGGCATCCTCCGCGCCAATCCCGCCACCGACTTCTGCCTCCACCCCGACGACCGCCAAGCCTGGATTGCCCTGCGCGATACCGGCCAACCCGCCTGGGCCAAAGGAGAGATCATCGGCAGTGGTCAAGGCCGCTTTAACGCCTTGGTGGACATGGCCCCGCTGGCAGAGTTCCCCGCCGGGATCACTCCCGCGCACTCCACCACCATCGACGCCGGCGTCCCCTGCCAGGTGTGGCTGCACCTGTCTGCCGGTTCAACTTCCCGCGAGATCCTCTTGGTTACCGATGGCGACATCTACGTCCGCCACGTCCCCCTCCTACCAGCTTTGACACAGCTTGCCGATGCCCCTTCCGCCACCATCTTCCTCGCCCCCACCGTCCCAGAGCGACGCATGGATTTGCTGGGAAATCCTGAACTACTGGCACACACCGCCCGCGCCGCCTTAACCTGGGCCCGGAACACTGCACGCGCCCAGGGCCACCATCTAGATACCGACGCGCAGCGGGTAACCATCGCCGGCGGCTCTCTGGGCGGATATGCCGCCACCTCCATGGTTCTGCACTTCCCAGATATTGCCCGCAACGCCATTACCCAATCGGTATCGTTATGGTGGCCCGGGCCCTCCAACCAGCCTTACGCCCTACTCGACCAGCCGCTGCCCCAGGCCACCGACTCCCCGCGAACCATCTTCCACGAGGTCGGCGAGTTCGACATCCACCTCTACGTGGAAAACAAGCTCCTAGCGGGCTAA
- a CDS encoding FecCD family ABC transporter permease: MGKTKSTTTEYPAAASHAHLRASSHARQRVFLQAGAPAVVSRGMIVLIALVVLVATCVASMVWGSSHIPLADVWHYLRYPDDSVDSYNINGLRGTRTIIGLAVGVALAVAGAIMQAITRNPLADPGLLGVNSGASLAIVLATAYLGLTSARGQFFAAVVGALLATVFVYAVGAAGGGGASPVRLILAGVAFSAAAGGIIGAVQLAKPQVFDSFRFWEVGALTRMDVPLAMLWGPIAVGVVLAVALLRSLSNIALGDDVAAALGTNVVLTRGVALVAITVLCAAATAAAGPLSYVGLVVPIVAQWLMGPHRGWILALCVVLGPCLVLAADIAGRLLARPSEMGVGLLTAFVGAPMLLLMVHRMRGDGR, from the coding sequence ATGGGTAAGACCAAATCCACCACCACGGAGTACCCCGCAGCGGCGTCGCACGCCCACCTGCGGGCGTCTTCGCACGCCCGACAAAGGGTGTTCTTGCAGGCAGGCGCGCCTGCAGTGGTCTCGCGCGGCATGATCGTGCTGATCGCGCTTGTGGTGCTCGTGGCCACCTGCGTGGCCTCAATGGTCTGGGGCTCCTCCCACATCCCGCTGGCGGATGTGTGGCACTACCTGCGTTACCCGGATGACTCGGTGGATAGCTACAACATCAACGGGCTGCGCGGCACGCGCACCATCATTGGGCTGGCAGTGGGTGTAGCCCTGGCGGTAGCCGGAGCTATCATGCAAGCGATTACCCGCAACCCGCTGGCGGATCCGGGGCTGCTGGGAGTGAACTCTGGGGCATCGCTGGCCATCGTGCTAGCGACTGCCTACCTGGGACTGACTTCTGCGCGGGGGCAATTCTTTGCCGCCGTGGTGGGCGCACTGTTGGCTACGGTGTTTGTCTACGCCGTGGGCGCGGCCGGCGGTGGCGGGGCCTCGCCCGTGCGCCTGATCCTGGCTGGGGTGGCTTTCTCCGCAGCCGCGGGCGGGATTATTGGAGCCGTGCAGTTGGCTAAGCCGCAGGTTTTTGATTCTTTCCGCTTTTGGGAAGTCGGCGCGCTGACCCGCATGGATGTCCCCCTGGCTATGTTGTGGGGGCCAATTGCCGTCGGCGTAGTTCTGGCCGTGGCGCTGCTGCGTAGCTTATCCAACATTGCTTTGGGTGATGATGTGGCTGCGGCCTTGGGGACCAACGTGGTGCTCACCCGTGGCGTGGCGCTGGTGGCCATTACCGTATTGTGCGCGGCTGCCACTGCGGCCGCGGGACCGCTGAGCTATGTGGGTTTGGTGGTGCCGATTGTGGCGCAGTGGCTAATGGGACCACACCGCGGCTGGATCCTGGCCTTGTGTGTAGTCCTGGGGCCCTGCCTGGTGCTGGCCGCCGATATTGCAGGCCGGTTGTTGGCGCGGCCTTCGGAGATGGGGGTGGGTCTGCTCACCGCATTTGTGGGAGCGCCCATGCTGTTGCTGATGGTCCACCGCATGCGGGGTGATGGCCGATGA
- a CDS encoding transposase: MSVSTLQRRFATFWYVQPPMPADPHRVYDQVFIDGTYFNTKCLLVLADCDHVISWFWGYTEDSWAYGRLLDTIAPPLIATTDGHKGSAKAIRNTWPETKIQRCLVHVKRNIQTATGLHPTSAMGKALRRLSLELLHIDDLDPPTGR, encoded by the coding sequence GTGAGCGTATCGACACTCCAACGCCGCTTCGCCACCTTCTGGTACGTGCAACCACCAATGCCAGCAGACCCCCACCGGGTCTATGACCAGGTCTTTATCGATGGGACATACTTCAACACAAAATGCCTGCTTGTCCTAGCCGACTGCGACCATGTCATCTCATGGTTCTGGGGATACACCGAAGATTCCTGGGCCTACGGCCGATTACTCGACACTATTGCCCCGCCACTGATTGCAACGACAGATGGCCATAAAGGCTCAGCAAAAGCCATCCGAAACACCTGGCCTGAGACCAAAATCCAACGCTGCCTCGTCCACGTCAAACGAAATATCCAAACCGCTACAGGTCTTCATCCCACATCAGCAATGGGCAAGGCACTACGCCGACTATCCCTAGAGCTACTGCACATAGACGATCTCGACCCGCCGACTGGACGATAA